Part of the Polaribacter sp. Hel1_33_78 genome is shown below.
AGTTCATTCCTTTGGAATAATTTATTTTTTGAAATAAATATCTTAACGAGTAATACCAATAGAATTTTGAGGTATTTTTATAATTATTTGGCAGAAACTATTTTTTGTTGAACTCCATTCAAAAATATTTTTTACTATATTTAGATAATTGCCCTATCTGGCCAGACTGAAACAGAAAGTTTAGTCTGTTATAATCAGCCGTATCAAAGGTTAGGAATTCATTTTGTTTGTCACAGAATCCGTCTTTTATTAAGTTTTCATTATGATTGATATAAAATATTTCTATTTCAAAATATTTTATACTTTTTTTATGCTGATTGTAGACTTTTCATTCAAATTCTTTACAAATCCCATCCTTCCTCTGCATCAAAATGAAAAAAAATGGTGATAAAATATCACTAGTAATATAGCTCTAACTTCTCGGTTTAATATCGTTTTTTGATTGAGCTAATATTCCAATCGGAATGAGTAAGATTAGAAAGAAGATGTTTTTTATAAATTAAGGCAAACTCCGAAGAATAATTTTTTTTGTTTTCAGTAAAGCCTATAAAATTTATTAATAATTCTAGGGTAGCGTAATTTTTTATTCAAGTTTATGGCGGCTCAAAAATTAACATTTTTTCATAATTATAACTCTTATCGAAGAAATAAATAGAAAAGGGATTGCTGTAATGAGTGAAATATTTTTGAAGGAAATATTTTAACTTAATAGATGCATGAAGGTTTGCTGCTATTTTGTTTTAAAATAAACAGGTGTTTTACAAAGTGCATAAAAGACCTAACTAAACAACTTCACCTCTTTGAGGTTTTAAAGCGTCTCTGTAAATTTTCATATCCTTTTCATCTACAACAATAAAAGCTGAAACCAGCATGGGGTTTTTTTCTTGGATGTCAATTTCATGAAAACTTAAATTCTCTATGGTTGCAAATTCTTTTAAATGAGTAGTATGGTGTTTTGCAGTTTCTTTAGCATCTGGTCCTCTAAAATCCCATAATAATTTTATTTTGTTCGCCATTTTTTTATTTCTTATGATTGATAAAAATGAATAAATTACCACTTTCAAAAGTAATTTTTATTTGGTTTTTTGTTGCCTTATTCCTTGTGCCAATTCTTGCTCCGAAGGATAAGTTTTCCTTATTTAATGCATACTGTAATCCCTCAGTAAGAATGTTTGTTGCTCTTGGGAAAGGGACTAAAGAAATAACTTGGTCTTTACAATTAGTGATTTCTGTGTTCTTGTCAGCCAAAAAATAACGACTGTAGGTATCAAAAAAAGTAAGGTTCAATTTTTCTTTCCATTGTAAAGCAGTGTTCAGATTTCCTAAAAAGTGATCTTGTTCTTTTCCGCTCGCACCATAAATATCAATTGTTGTATGGCCTCTGTCAAATAGAATTTGTAATGCTTTCTCAAAATCTGTAAAATCTTGATTTGGTGTACAAATTACTTCAATATTTTCTGGTATTTCTCGCAATGAGTCTAAGTCGCCACAAACAAAATCTGGTGTAATTTTATTATTTCCTAAAAAATGATACCCACCATCAGTAGCACAAATAATATCAT
Proteins encoded:
- a CDS encoding thiamine diphosphokinase, whose amino-acid sequence is MKQKKVFLLLNGEPPKEMPNLSNYDIICATDGGYHFLGNNKITPDFVCGDLDSLREIPENIEVICTPNQDFTDFEKALQILFDRGHTTIDIYGASGKEQDHFLGNLNTALQWKEKLNLTFFDTYSRYFLADKNTEITNCKDQVISLVPFPRATNILTEGLQYALNKENLSFGARIGTRNKATKNQIKITFESGNLFIFINHKK